The following are encoded in a window of Streptomyces sp. 11x1 genomic DNA:
- a CDS encoding DsbA family protein, which produces MSEQTSGKTPVDFWFDPLCPWAWMTSRWVLEVEKVRDIEVRWHVMSLAVLNEPKIDELPEEYRELLATKAWGPVRIVIAAQQEHGPEVLGDLYTALGTRIHNQGEGPEKETVAAALKDVGLPESLMDHWDDTPYEAELRASHKEGIDKVGQDVGTPVIAVPGADGEQIAFFGPVVTPAPKGEEAARLWDGTLLVASVPGFYEIKRTRTKGPDFSNLLS; this is translated from the coding sequence ATGTCCGAGCAGACCTCCGGCAAGACCCCTGTCGACTTCTGGTTCGACCCGCTGTGCCCCTGGGCCTGGATGACCTCGCGCTGGGTCCTGGAGGTGGAGAAGGTCCGGGACATCGAGGTCCGCTGGCACGTGATGAGCCTCGCGGTCCTCAACGAGCCCAAGATCGACGAGCTGCCCGAGGAGTACCGCGAGCTGCTGGCCACCAAGGCCTGGGGCCCGGTGCGGATCGTGATAGCCGCCCAGCAGGAGCACGGTCCCGAGGTGCTCGGCGACCTCTACACCGCGCTCGGCACCCGGATCCACAACCAGGGCGAGGGCCCCGAGAAGGAGACGGTCGCCGCCGCGCTGAAGGACGTCGGCCTGCCCGAGTCCCTCATGGACCACTGGGACGACACCCCGTACGAGGCCGAGTTGCGCGCCTCCCACAAGGAGGGCATCGACAAGGTCGGCCAGGACGTCGGCACCCCCGTGATCGCCGTCCCCGGCGCCGACGGCGAGCAGATCGCCTTCTTCGGGCCGGTCGTCACCCCCGCGCCGAAGGGGGAGGAGGCCGCCCGGCTCTGGGACGGCACCCTCCTCGTCGCGTCGGTCCCCGGCTTCTACGAGATCAAGCGCACCCGCACCAAGGGCCCGGACTTCAGCAACTTGCTTTCTTAG
- a CDS encoding superoxide dismutase produces the protein MPVYTLPELPYDYAALAPVISPEIIELHHDKHHAAYVKGANDTLEQLAEARDKESWGAINGLEKSLAFHLSGHILHSIYWQNMTGDGGGEPLEKDGVGELADAIAESFGSFAGFKAQLTKAAATTQGSGWGVLAYEPLSGRLVVEQVYDHQGNVGQGSTPILVFDAWEHAFYLQYKNQKVDFIDAMWAVVNWQDVARRYAAARSRADVLLLTP, from the coding sequence ATGCCCGTCTACACGCTTCCTGAACTGCCGTACGACTACGCGGCGCTGGCACCCGTGATCAGCCCCGAGATCATCGAGCTGCACCACGACAAGCACCACGCGGCCTACGTCAAGGGAGCCAACGACACCCTGGAGCAGCTGGCCGAGGCGCGGGACAAGGAGAGCTGGGGGGCGATCAACGGCCTGGAGAAGAGCCTGGCCTTCCACCTCTCCGGCCACATCCTGCACTCGATCTACTGGCAGAACATGACCGGCGACGGCGGCGGCGAGCCCTTGGAGAAGGACGGGGTCGGTGAGCTGGCGGACGCCATCGCCGAGTCCTTCGGCTCCTTCGCGGGCTTCAAAGCCCAGTTGACCAAGGCCGCCGCGACCACCCAGGGCTCGGGCTGGGGCGTGCTGGCCTACGAGCCGCTGAGCGGGCGGCTGGTCGTCGAGCAGGTCTACGACCACCAGGGCAACGTCGGCCAGGGATCGACCCCGATCCTGGTCTTCGACGCCTGGGAGCACGCCTTCTACCTTCAGTACAAGAACCAGAAGGTCGACTTCATCGACGCCATGTGGGCCGTCGTGAACTGGCAGGACGTGGCCCGCCGTTACGCGGCGGCCCGGTCCCGCGCGGATGTGCTGCTGCTGACCCCCTGA
- a CDS encoding amino acid permease produces the protein MPSTSVKAPQESDASLSHGLKQRHLSMIALGGVIGAGLFVGSGAGIAAAGPSIVLAYALSGLLVMLVMRMLGEMSAAYPSSGSFSAHAERAIGPWAGFTAGWSFWVLLCTAVGLEGIGAAKIVAGWLPGTPEWAWVALFMLVFLGTNLAAVKNFGEFEFWFAALKVGAISLFLVLGVLAVAGVLPGTEAPGLANLTGEGGLLPGGTDGLVIGLLASIFAYGGLETVTIAAAESEDPVKGVATAVRTAMWRIALFYIGSMAVIVTLVPWDSEEVVEKGPYVAALDHLGIPGAGQVMNVVVLVALLSAMNANIYGSSRIAYSLVARGQGPKAIGWVSGGVPRIAVLASSVFGFLCVLLSYWRPDDVFPWLLNMIGAVVLVVWILIAVSQLLLRRRIEREAPERLVVRMWAFPWLTWVALAGMAAVFVLMAREPGTRTQLYWTGGMTLILAAVGYARQRARAAR, from the coding sequence ATGCCCAGCACCTCCGTCAAGGCTCCACAAGAGTCCGACGCGTCCCTGTCCCACGGCCTCAAGCAGCGCCACCTGTCGATGATCGCCCTCGGCGGTGTGATCGGCGCGGGCCTCTTCGTCGGGTCGGGGGCGGGCATCGCCGCCGCCGGTCCCTCGATCGTCCTCGCGTACGCGCTCTCCGGGCTCCTCGTCATGCTGGTGATGCGGATGCTCGGCGAGATGTCCGCCGCGTATCCCTCCTCGGGCTCTTTCTCCGCGCACGCCGAACGCGCCATCGGTCCGTGGGCGGGCTTCACGGCCGGCTGGTCGTTCTGGGTGCTGCTCTGCACGGCCGTCGGCCTGGAGGGCATCGGCGCCGCGAAGATCGTGGCGGGGTGGCTGCCGGGGACGCCCGAGTGGGCCTGGGTGGCGCTGTTCATGCTGGTGTTCCTGGGCACCAATCTGGCCGCCGTGAAGAACTTCGGCGAGTTCGAGTTCTGGTTCGCCGCGCTGAAGGTCGGCGCGATCTCCCTGTTCCTGGTGCTGGGCGTGCTGGCCGTCGCCGGTGTCCTGCCCGGCACCGAAGCGCCCGGCCTCGCCAACCTGACCGGCGAGGGCGGTCTACTGCCGGGCGGCACGGACGGCCTGGTCATCGGCCTGCTGGCGTCGATCTTCGCGTACGGCGGTCTGGAGACCGTGACGATCGCGGCGGCCGAGTCCGAGGACCCGGTGAAGGGCGTGGCCACGGCGGTCCGTACGGCGATGTGGCGCATCGCCCTCTTCTACATCGGCTCCATGGCGGTCATCGTCACCCTCGTCCCGTGGGACTCCGAGGAGGTCGTGGAGAAGGGCCCGTACGTCGCCGCGCTCGACCACCTGGGGATCCCCGGCGCCGGTCAGGTGATGAACGTGGTCGTACTGGTGGCCCTGCTGAGCGCGATGAACGCCAACATCTACGGCTCGTCCCGGATCGCGTACTCCCTGGTGGCGCGCGGGCAGGGCCCGAAGGCGATCGGCTGGGTGTCGGGTGGGGTCCCGCGGATCGCGGTCCTGGCCTCCAGCGTCTTCGGCTTCCTCTGCGTCCTGCTCAGCTACTGGCGCCCCGACGACGTATTCCCCTGGCTGCTGAACATGATCGGGGCGGTCGTCCTCGTCGTCTGGATCCTCATCGCCGTCTCCCAGTTGCTCCTGCGCCGCCGTATCGAGCGGGAGGCCCCGGAGCGGCTGGTCGTGCGGATGTGGGCGTTTCCGTGGCTGACCTGGGTGGCGCTCGCGGGGATGGCCGCCGTGTTCGTCCTCATGGCCCGGGAGCCGGGGACGCGGACGCAGTTGTACTGGACCGGCGGGATGACGCTGATCCTGGCGGCGGTCGGGTACGCCCGGCAGCGGGCGCGCGCCGCGCGCTGA
- a CDS encoding biotin transporter BioY, whose translation MSTAVATSARPGEVLADRLPFSGARARDIALVVGGAALTGLAAQIAVPVPGSPVPVTGQTFAALLVGTTLGAGRGVAALALYALAGLAGVPWFANGTSGVGVSFGYILGMVLAVAAVGALARRGGDRATLRMAGTMLVGEAIIYAVGVPYLAATADISLSSAVALGLTPFLIGDALKVVLAMGLLPTAWKLLKK comes from the coding sequence ATGAGCACCGCCGTCGCCACGTCAGCCCGCCCCGGCGAGGTCCTTGCCGACCGTCTGCCCTTCTCCGGCGCCCGCGCCCGCGACATCGCGCTCGTGGTGGGCGGTGCCGCGCTCACCGGGCTCGCCGCCCAGATCGCGGTGCCCGTGCCGGGTTCGCCGGTCCCGGTCACCGGCCAGACCTTCGCGGCCCTGCTCGTCGGCACCACCCTCGGCGCGGGCCGCGGTGTCGCCGCCCTCGCCCTGTACGCGCTGGCCGGCCTGGCCGGTGTGCCGTGGTTCGCCAACGGCACGTCCGGCGTCGGCGTCTCCTTCGGCTACATCCTCGGAATGGTCCTGGCGGTCGCCGCCGTGGGTGCCCTGGCCCGTCGCGGCGGCGACCGGGCCACGCTGCGGATGGCCGGCACGATGCTCGTCGGCGAGGCGATCATCTACGCCGTCGGTGTCCCGTACCTCGCGGCCACCGCCGACATCAGCCTCTCCTCCGCCGTCGCGCTCGGCCTCACCCCCTTCCTGATCGGCGACGCCCTCAAGGTCGTACTGGCCATGGGCCTGCTGCCGACGGCGTGGAAGCTGCTCAAGAAGTGA
- a CDS encoding cell wall protein, producing MSSHRKTAIAGSLLTASFTSVMILGFTASADDEGGLSNHGGKTVDAAPADVKLSTLLSKEINVDNKSGETDITGVVKNEGSKASGEIRLLVVGFDGMTVKNVQGCSAIPEGDLPDGANSGFACAIDDLAAGKSKTYAIDATYDLSKQGKICLPVQNADGSKTYWQQGPVPFGTTNQAPNEPATPLLLGTDNSPVTPGGGDDDGGSGGGGGGGGGKDDTPDELPQTGPADRVLPLGLAGAALVSAGAAGLWWNQRRARQES from the coding sequence ATGAGTTCTCATCGTAAGACTGCCATCGCCGGATCGCTGCTCACCGCGTCGTTCACGTCGGTGATGATCCTCGGCTTCACGGCCTCGGCGGACGACGAGGGGGGATTGAGCAATCATGGAGGAAAGACCGTGGACGCGGCACCGGCGGACGTGAAGCTCTCGACGCTGCTGTCCAAGGAGATCAACGTCGACAACAAGTCCGGGGAAACCGATATCACCGGCGTCGTGAAGAACGAGGGAAGCAAAGCGAGTGGCGAAATCCGATTGCTCGTGGTCGGTTTCGACGGCATGACGGTCAAGAATGTCCAGGGTTGTTCGGCAATTCCGGAGGGAGATCTTCCCGACGGCGCGAACAGCGGTTTCGCGTGCGCGATCGACGATCTGGCGGCCGGAAAGTCGAAGACCTATGCGATCGATGCCACGTACGACCTGAGCAAGCAGGGCAAGATCTGTCTGCCGGTGCAGAACGCCGACGGGTCGAAGACGTACTGGCAGCAGGGGCCGGTCCCGTTCGGTACGACCAACCAGGCACCGAACGAGCCCGCGACCCCGCTGCTCCTCGGCACCGACAACAGTCCGGTCACCCCCGGTGGCGGAGACGATGACGGGGGCAGCGGCGGTGGCGGTGGTGGTGGTGGTGGGAAGGACGACACGCCGGACGAGCTGCCGCAGACCGGTCCGGCCGACCGGGTCCTGCCGCTGGGCCTGGCGGGCGCCGCGCTCGTCTCCGCCGGTGCGGCGGGCCTGTGGTGGAACCAGCGGCGGGCCCGGCAGGAGTCCTGA
- a CDS encoding protein kinase domain-containing protein has translation MGRVWRATDEILDRQVAVKEMRIDGQDPEDSRTRRERTLREARATARIDHPNVVRVYDVVDAGERLWIVMELVDGRSLERLVAEDGPLDAHDTARIGLELVDALGQVHAQGVLHRDIKPANVLIRRTGIHRAVLTDFGIAAFQNAEALTMAGMLVGSPDYMAPERVSGRPQGPPSDLWSLGATLCAALGGRSPFSRSTTLATLHAVLYEEPELPAAAGPLQHLLAALLDKAPEARPGLPHLIEALRAVTTPPAAAPQAARRPTEPAPPESEEPRPTGEPSEPAQGDPGADHAQAGRDDAESGIAAPGIAASATSTSGTTASGTTASGTTASGTTASGITTPNATAPGSAASVAADLDQPTASPPTPLPTPTLMPTPDERPGPPDGNGQPPTGPAPEAEATPPSPARHPTPAPHPTPPAHRTPTVRSIPEPDRATTPVLRGTPPSTPPSPPASQPPADPRLPESDPDPAPERSPHSDLPTRPRRTSTPTPAAHPTPTPTPMPSGELPGPPVPSRHTEPDGPTSPEGRGRRNRRIGLVAAAAVAVTAAVAAVVVPAVNGSPDDKGGKDDKASSSTTASPSASSPSPTVAGTSRPPKLLPGARTEAGVFAWVPPDGFSREVHAGAEVHYTSPDARQEIVGKASLARGDLLEQWRKKEKSTSEGPGYQRIRLEETEFRGRPAVVWEYTVTAQELPWHVRSLGFNTGGKSYQLTTWYHPDIEDRALPIYEKVEESFTPL, from the coding sequence ATGGGGCGGGTCTGGCGGGCCACCGACGAAATACTCGACCGGCAGGTCGCCGTCAAGGAAATGCGTATCGACGGTCAGGACCCGGAGGACAGCCGCACCCGGCGCGAGCGGACCCTGCGCGAGGCCAGGGCCACGGCCCGGATCGACCATCCCAACGTCGTACGCGTCTACGACGTCGTCGACGCGGGTGAGCGGCTCTGGATCGTCATGGAACTGGTCGACGGCCGCTCCCTGGAACGGCTGGTGGCGGAGGACGGCCCTCTGGACGCGCACGACACGGCCCGGATCGGCCTCGAACTGGTCGACGCGCTGGGCCAGGTGCACGCCCAGGGGGTCCTGCACCGCGACATCAAACCGGCCAACGTCCTGATCAGGCGCACGGGCATCCACCGGGCCGTCCTCACGGACTTCGGCATCGCCGCCTTCCAGAACGCCGAGGCCCTCACCATGGCCGGCATGCTCGTCGGTTCCCCCGACTACATGGCCCCCGAGCGGGTCTCCGGCCGCCCCCAGGGCCCGCCCTCCGACCTCTGGTCCCTCGGCGCCACGCTCTGCGCCGCCCTCGGCGGACGTTCCCCCTTCTCGCGCTCCACCACTCTCGCCACCCTCCACGCCGTCCTCTACGAGGAGCCCGAACTCCCCGCCGCCGCGGGCCCCCTCCAGCACCTCCTGGCCGCCCTCCTCGACAAGGCCCCCGAGGCCCGACCGGGCCTGCCCCACCTCATCGAGGCACTGCGTGCCGTCACCACACCCCCGGCGGCCGCCCCACAGGCGGCCAGGAGGCCGACGGAACCGGCACCGCCGGAGTCGGAGGAACCCCGGCCCACCGGCGAGCCGAGCGAACCGGCCCAGGGGGACCCTGGAGCCGACCACGCCCAAGCGGGCCGCGATGACGCGGAGTCGGGCATCGCAGCACCAGGCATCGCAGCATCAGCCACCTCGACATCAGGCACCACGGCATCAGGCACCACGGCATCAGGCACCACGGCATCAGGCACCACGGCATCAGGTATCACCACACCGAACGCCACCGCACCCGGCAGTGCGGCATCCGTAGCCGCCGACCTCGACCAGCCGACCGCGAGCCCTCCGACGCCGCTGCCAACGCCGACGCTGATGCCGACGCCCGACGAGAGGCCGGGGCCACCGGACGGAAACGGGCAACCGCCGACCGGCCCCGCCCCGGAAGCGGAGGCGACGCCCCCTTCCCCCGCACGACACCCCACGCCCGCACCCCACCCGACTCCACCAGCACACCGCACCCCCACAGTCCGTTCCATCCCGGAACCCGACCGAGCCACCACGCCCGTCCTCCGCGGCACCCCTCCCTCCACCCCTCCCTCCCCTCCCGCGTCTCAGCCCCCGGCAGACCCCCGTCTCCCCGAGTCCGACCCCGATCCGGCGCCCGAGCGCTCCCCTCACAGCGACCTACCGACCAGGCCCCGGCGCACCTCGACTCCCACCCCCGCAGCGCACCCCACTCCCACTCCCACCCCCATGCCGTCCGGCGAACTGCCCGGCCCGCCCGTGCCGTCCCGGCATACGGAGCCGGACGGTCCCACGAGCCCCGAGGGCCGCGGTCGGCGCAACCGCCGTATCGGCCTCGTCGCTGCCGCCGCCGTGGCCGTGACCGCCGCCGTGGCCGCGGTCGTCGTACCTGCGGTGAACGGCTCGCCCGACGACAAGGGAGGCAAAGACGACAAGGCGTCGTCGTCGACGACGGCCTCGCCCTCCGCCTCCTCCCCGTCCCCCACCGTCGCCGGCACGTCCCGGCCACCGAAGCTGCTGCCGGGCGCCCGCACGGAGGCCGGTGTGTTCGCCTGGGTCCCGCCCGACGGCTTCTCCCGGGAGGTGCACGCCGGCGCGGAGGTGCACTACACCTCGCCGGACGCCCGGCAGGAGATCGTCGGCAAGGCCTCGCTCGCGCGCGGTGATCTGCTGGAGCAGTGGCGGAAGAAGGAGAAGAGCACCAGCGAGGGGCCGGGATACCAGCGAATCCGCCTGGAGGAGACGGAGTTCCGTGGCAGGCCCGCCGTCGTGTGGGAGTACACCGTCACCGCCCAGGAACTGCCCTGGCACGTCCGCTCCCTGGGCTTCAACACCGGCGGCAAGTCGTACCAGCTGACCACCTGGTACCACCCCGACATCGAGGACCGCGCCCTCCCGATCTACGAGAAGGTCGAGGAGAGCTTCACTCCGCTGTAG
- a CDS encoding ribose-5-phosphate isomerase has translation MRVYLGSDHAGYELKNHLVEWLKAAGHEPVDCGPHIYDAQDDYPPFCLRAAERTAADPGSLGVVIGGSGNGEQIAANKVAGVRAALAWSAETAALGRQHNNANVVAVGARMHSEEDATKFVETFLNTPFSGDERHIRRIDMLASYETTGDLPPIPPHHPQP, from the coding sequence ATGCGCGTCTACCTCGGCTCGGATCACGCCGGATACGAACTCAAGAACCACCTCGTCGAGTGGCTGAAGGCCGCCGGCCACGAGCCCGTCGACTGCGGGCCCCACATCTACGACGCCCAGGACGACTACCCGCCGTTCTGCCTCCGCGCGGCGGAGCGTACGGCCGCGGACCCCGGGTCCCTCGGCGTCGTCATCGGCGGCTCGGGCAACGGCGAGCAGATCGCCGCGAACAAGGTGGCCGGCGTCCGCGCGGCCCTCGCGTGGAGCGCCGAGACGGCCGCGCTGGGCCGTCAGCACAACAACGCGAACGTCGTCGCCGTCGGCGCCCGGATGCATTCCGAGGAGGACGCGACCAAGTTCGTCGAGACCTTCCTCAACACGCCGTTCTCCGGTGACGAGCGTCACATCCGCCGCATCGACATGCTGGCGTCCTACGAGACGACGGGCGACCTGCCGCCGATCCCGCCGCACCACCCGCAGCCGTAG
- a CDS encoding DNA-formamidopyrimidine glycosylase family protein, with product MPEGHTIHRLAEDCRTHFGPEGDGPEGHGVGRNVHVTSPQGKFAAAALLTGTPLHAAEAHGKHLFLHLGDAAAEERVHIHLGLFGKVTFGPAPAPPPTETVRLRLRNDTSYMDLRGPTTCALITDAEKRAVHARLGPDPLRPDADPARAYARISRSRTTIAVLLLDQKVIAGVGNVYRAEVLFRHGIDPYRAGRDITPAEWDAIWADLVALMREGVRHNRIDTVRPDHLPEAMGRPPRVDDHGGEVYVYRRASLPCHICGGEIRTADLAARNLFWCPSCQHR from the coding sequence GTGCCGGAGGGGCACACCATCCACCGCCTCGCCGAAGACTGCCGCACCCACTTCGGCCCGGAGGGCGACGGCCCCGAAGGCCACGGCGTCGGCCGGAATGTCCACGTCACCAGCCCCCAGGGCAAGTTCGCCGCCGCCGCCCTCCTCACCGGCACCCCCCTCCACGCGGCCGAGGCCCACGGCAAGCACCTCTTCCTACACCTCGGCGACGCGGCCGCCGAGGAACGTGTCCACATCCACCTCGGCCTCTTCGGCAAGGTCACCTTCGGTCCAGCCCCCGCGCCCCCGCCCACGGAGACCGTCCGCCTCCGGCTGCGCAACGACACGTCGTACATGGACCTCCGGGGCCCCACGACCTGCGCCCTCATCACGGACGCCGAGAAACGGGCCGTACACGCCCGCCTCGGCCCGGACCCGCTCCGCCCCGACGCCGACCCGGCCCGCGCGTACGCCCGGATCTCCCGCAGCCGTACGACCATCGCCGTGCTCCTCCTGGACCAGAAGGTCATCGCGGGCGTCGGCAACGTCTACCGCGCGGAGGTCCTCTTCCGGCACGGCATCGACCCCTACCGCGCGGGCAGGGACATCACCCCGGCGGAGTGGGACGCGATCTGGGCCGACCTCGTCGCCCTGATGCGCGAGGGCGTACGCCACAACCGCATCGACACGGTCCGCCCCGATCACCTCCCGGAGGCGATGGGCCGTCCGCCGCGCGTCGACGACCACGGGGGTGAGGTGTACGTGTACCGCAGGGCGAGCCTGCCCTGTCACATCTGTGGCGGCGAGATCCGCACCGCCGATCTCGCCGCCCGCAACCTCTTCTGGTGCCCGTCCTGCCAACACCGCTGA
- a CDS encoding GNAT family N-acetyltransferase, with the protein MTTELRALRKEDWNVWYDNLVRAFGGTPEPPEERELWKALTPYDRSIGVWDGDQCVGTAGAFDFRMTVPGGAVVPTAGVTMVGVAATHRRRGVLTSMMRRQLDDIRSWGEPLAVLTASEPVIYGRFGYGRATHRLTADIDTTRVRLSVPPGTDDVRLRYADPAEALDVCEEVYARLVPERPGMMERRPGWERVDLLDTERHREGASPLQCVVAERAGEGAGSGVVGYARFRIKSDWGHAGPEGVVQVSSLQAVDPAARAALWRFLFDIDLTRCVVAHRLPVDEPVLHLVSDVRRCGLRVKDDLYVRLVDVGAALRARTYQAPLDVVFEVEDAFCPWNEGRWRLTGDVKGATCERTADAADLSLSAGELGAAYLGGVSLASLGTAGLVRELREGALAEASTGFLSSGLAPWLPHGF; encoded by the coding sequence ATGACGACTGAGCTGCGGGCGCTGCGCAAGGAAGACTGGAACGTCTGGTACGACAACCTCGTCCGCGCCTTCGGCGGCACCCCCGAACCCCCCGAGGAACGGGAGTTGTGGAAGGCGCTCACCCCGTACGACCGCTCGATCGGTGTGTGGGACGGCGATCAATGCGTCGGCACGGCCGGGGCGTTCGACTTCCGGATGACGGTGCCCGGGGGCGCGGTCGTCCCGACGGCGGGCGTCACGATGGTCGGCGTCGCGGCCACGCACCGGCGGCGCGGGGTGCTGACGTCCATGATGCGGCGGCAGTTGGACGACATCCGCTCCTGGGGCGAGCCGCTGGCCGTGCTGACGGCGTCCGAGCCGGTGATCTACGGCCGCTTCGGGTACGGCCGGGCCACGCATCGGCTCACCGCCGACATCGACACCACCCGGGTACGGCTGTCCGTGCCGCCCGGCACCGATGACGTACGGCTGCGGTACGCGGATCCGGCCGAGGCGCTCGACGTGTGCGAGGAGGTGTACGCCCGTCTGGTGCCGGAGCGGCCGGGGATGATGGAGCGGCGGCCCGGCTGGGAGCGGGTGGACCTGCTCGACACGGAGCGCCACCGGGAGGGGGCCTCGCCGTTGCAGTGCGTGGTGGCCGAGCGGGCGGGTGAGGGGGCCGGTTCCGGGGTCGTGGGGTACGCCCGTTTCCGGATCAAGTCCGACTGGGGGCACGCCGGGCCGGAGGGGGTCGTCCAGGTCAGCTCGCTGCAGGCCGTGGACCCCGCCGCGCGGGCCGCGTTGTGGCGGTTCCTCTTCGACATCGACCTGACGCGGTGCGTGGTGGCCCACCGGCTGCCGGTGGACGAGCCGGTGCTGCACCTGGTGTCGGACGTCCGCCGGTGCGGACTGCGGGTCAAGGACGATCTGTACGTGCGGCTCGTGGACGTCGGTGCCGCGCTGCGTGCGCGGACCTATCAGGCGCCGCTGGACGTCGTGTTCGAGGTCGAGGACGCCTTCTGCCCCTGGAACGAGGGACGTTGGCGGCTCACCGGCGACGTCAAGGGCGCGACCTGCGAGCGGACCGCCGACGCCGCCGATCTCTCCCTCTCCGCAGGGGAGTTGGGGGCGGCCTATCTGGGCGGGGTGAGCCTGGCCTCACTGGGCACGGCCGGGCTGGTGCGGGAACTGCGGGAGGGGGCGCTGGCGGAGGCGTCCACCGGCTTCCTGTCCTCGGGGCTCGCGCCCTGGCTGCCGCACGGGTTCTAG
- a CDS encoding PP2C family protein-serine/threonine phosphatase, whose amino-acid sequence MAAGRERRAAADTLTARMKKLVHRARTGLRKSAVDYFRGDGSDWIALAGLLLTIPLIACLTMINEVWFSPAVLVLPIVAGGLLLRPASLLGLYAAAATALIVESVKLGPYTDGPARVTPGTVLVVAACGFFGLLIAQFRSRVGVPWRRGGTMLFDLRERIRVQSKLPQLPTGWHREMALRPAGGQSFSGDFVVAARTNGGRTLEVVLTDVSGKGMDAGSRALLLSGAFGGLLGSLPPHAFLPAANGYLLRQDWDEGFATSIHLVLDLDSGDYELFSAGHPPGLQLSAGTGRWEEKAAEGPLLGVYDGAQFDPVKGSLRPGDVLMLFTDGLVETSDRDIVEGIDRLTGEADRYVAGGFHGAAWHLIEAVAKDVNDDRALLLICREGPTPTR is encoded by the coding sequence ATGGCAGCAGGACGAGAGCGGCGCGCGGCGGCCGATACGCTCACGGCCCGGATGAAGAAGCTGGTTCACCGGGCCCGCACCGGCCTGCGCAAATCCGCCGTCGACTACTTCCGCGGGGACGGCTCCGACTGGATCGCCCTGGCCGGTCTGCTGCTGACGATCCCGCTGATCGCCTGTCTCACGATGATCAACGAGGTGTGGTTCTCACCCGCCGTCCTCGTCCTCCCCATCGTCGCCGGCGGTCTGCTGCTCCGGCCCGCCAGCCTCCTCGGCCTCTACGCCGCAGCCGCGACGGCCCTCATCGTGGAGTCCGTCAAGCTCGGCCCGTACACCGATGGTCCGGCCCGGGTGACGCCCGGCACCGTGCTCGTGGTCGCCGCCTGCGGTTTCTTCGGTCTGCTCATCGCCCAGTTCCGCAGCCGCGTCGGCGTCCCCTGGCGGCGCGGCGGCACCATGCTCTTCGACCTGCGCGAACGCATCCGCGTGCAGAGCAAGCTGCCGCAGCTGCCGACCGGTTGGCACCGCGAGATGGCGCTGCGCCCGGCGGGCGGCCAGTCGTTCTCGGGCGACTTCGTCGTGGCCGCCCGGACGAACGGCGGCCGCACCCTGGAAGTCGTGCTCACCGACGTCTCCGGCAAGGGCATGGACGCGGGCTCCCGAGCCCTGCTCCTCTCCGGCGCCTTCGGCGGCCTGCTGGGTTCGCTCCCCCCGCACGCGTTTCTCCCGGCGGCCAACGGCTACCTCCTGCGCCAGGACTGGGACGAGGGCTTCGCGACCTCCATCCACCTCGTCCTCGACCTCGACTCCGGCGACTACGAACTCTTCTCCGCCGGCCACCCGCCGGGCCTCCAACTCAGTGCCGGCACCGGCCGCTGGGAGGAGAAGGCCGCCGAGGGCCCCCTCCTCGGCGTCTACGACGGCGCCCAGTTCGACCCGGTCAAGGGCTCCCTGCGCCCCGGCGACGTCCTGATGCTCTTCACCGACGGCCTCGTCGAGACGTCCGACCGCGACATCGTCGAAGGCATCGACCGCCTCACGGGCGAGGCCGACCGCTACGTCGCCGGTGGCTTCCACGGCGCTGCCTGGCACCTGATCGAAGCGGTGGCCAAGGACGTCAACGACGACCGAGCCCTCCTGCTGATCTGCCGAGAAGGCCCCACCCCGACGAGGTAG
- a CDS encoding HD domain-containing protein produces the protein MPPTHLTLPEVETLARAAHATQTDKAGHPYTDHLQAVAHGVATRGGDTDQIAAAWLHDAIEDHALTEEWLTTAPLTPRTKAIVRALTKHPGEPLEAYAARILTTPGALLVKQSDLAHNANPARLAVLDAPTRTRLTAKYAHMRNLLGLPDEPTAEEAT, from the coding sequence ATGCCCCCGACCCACCTCACCCTCCCCGAAGTTGAGACTCTTGCCCGAGCCGCCCACGCCACCCAGACAGACAAGGCCGGCCACCCCTACACCGACCACCTCCAGGCGGTCGCCCACGGCGTAGCCACCCGCGGCGGCGACACAGACCAGATCGCCGCAGCCTGGCTGCACGACGCCATCGAGGACCACGCCCTCACCGAGGAATGGCTGACCACCGCCCCTCTGACTCCCCGCACGAAGGCCATCGTCCGGGCCCTCACCAAACACCCCGGCGAACCCCTGGAGGCCTACGCCGCCCGCATCCTCACCACCCCCGGCGCCCTCCTGGTCAAACAGTCCGACCTGGCCCACAACGCGAACCCCGCCCGCCTGGCCGTCCTGGACGCTCCCACCCGCACCCGCCTCACCGCCAAGTACGCCCACATGCGAAACCTCCTCGGCCTGCCGGACGAACCGACGGCCGAGGAGGCGACGTGA